From the Acetobacter aceti genome, one window contains:
- a CDS encoding tyrosine-type recombinase/integrase codes for MNAPYTNSEHVATEVKSDTHNRFGASVLNWRFTVSRGHGALVAERRAFGLVADAAVQGEVAHLPPDPAHAATAEFLIGNTQNIRMQSGIPLFPRGTGASARAVFALARNRPLGRSTISGRLVRPHSRRVAGAEAVHGGLHGVEDAPCPACTRRVMGIAAAVVNWAWKNGEIDRQIPIVLPPEGEGGERIMTIREMARLWATDMPSHLRMFLALLIGTASRPEALLQLTREQCDLGHGVIDLNPPGRARTKKRRPRIPMPEFLRSWIESVPSGHLVTYKDKPILKIN; via the coding sequence ATGAACGCGCCATACACGAACTCCGAACACGTGGCGACAGAGGTGAAATCCGACACCCACAACCGGTTCGGCGCCAGCGTGTTGAACTGGCGGTTCACCGTGTCGCGCGGACACGGCGCTCTTGTCGCTGAGCGTCGTGCGTTTGGGCTTGTCGCGGACGCCGCCGTGCAGGGCGAGGTCGCGCATCTGCCGCCAGACCCTGCGCATGCCGCAACCGCTGAATTTCTCATTGGAAACACGCAGAATATCCGAATGCAGAGCGGCATCCCGTTGTTCCCGCGTGGAACCGGCGCGTCGGCTCGCGCCGTTTTCGCCCTCGCTCGGAATAGGCCTCTGGGGCGATCCACAATATCCGGCAGATTGGTTCGACCCCATAGTCGGCGCGTTGCCGGGGCCGAAGCGGTTCACGGTGGCCTTCATGGTGTCGAAGACGCCCCGTGTCCCGCGTGTACGCGCCGCGTCATGGGTATCGCTGCTGCCGTTGTGAATTGGGCCTGGAAGAATGGCGAGATCGACCGTCAGATTCCGATTGTGCTGCCACCCGAGGGTGAAGGGGGCGAGCGCATTATGACGATTCGGGAGATGGCTCGGCTTTGGGCGACAGATATGCCGTCCCATCTTCGCATGTTTCTTGCGCTTCTCATCGGGACGGCGTCACGCCCTGAGGCGCTTCTGCAACTCACTCGTGAGCAATGCGATCTGGGGCATGGGGTGATTGACCTCAACCCGCCAGGTCGGGCTCGAACGAAGAAGCGACGACCACGTATTCCGATGCCGGAGTTTTTGAGATCGTGGATTGAGAGCGTCCCTTCTGGTCATCTCGTGACCTACAAGGACAAGCCGATTCTCAAGATCAACTGA
- a CDS encoding N-formylglutamate amidohydrolase: MLDQSGAAFSDSFNITEEGATDGFHANPPVTVVHPSGKSIPLIISSPHSGRDYSSGFLAQVRLPLDVLRSGEDFHVDTLVASAPVHGATLLSATFPRVVCDVNRASLDLDPAMINGAEEGTLRPSARGRAGLGSVPVVVSGGRQLYANKISMEETTSRLRRYWHPYHTTLGKLVRDMKEKHGFCVLLDMHSMPAGVDGSKADCVIGDCFGISSELHYVQAMARSLLAQDMKVARNHPFAGGFITSHYGCPDEGVSAIQLEMNRALYVSRRANGSSGLNPRFAQKIEQVIADMAAYVAQCVTQR, from the coding sequence ATGCTGGACCAATCAGGCGCTGCTTTCAGCGATTCTTTCAATATCACAGAAGAAGGCGCAACTGACGGCTTTCACGCGAATCCGCCTGTCACGGTTGTGCATCCGTCTGGAAAATCAATACCGCTGATTATTTCATCACCTCATTCCGGACGCGATTATTCTTCCGGCTTTCTTGCTCAGGTCAGGCTGCCTCTTGATGTGTTGCGGAGTGGTGAGGATTTCCATGTTGATACTCTCGTGGCCTCTGCGCCGGTTCATGGCGCGACTCTGCTCTCCGCTACATTTCCGAGAGTGGTCTGCGATGTGAACAGGGCTTCTCTCGATCTGGATCCGGCCATGATCAACGGGGCAGAGGAGGGGACGCTCAGGCCTTCAGCCCGTGGGCGCGCAGGGCTGGGAAGTGTTCCGGTCGTGGTTTCGGGTGGCAGGCAGCTCTATGCGAACAAAATTTCCATGGAGGAGACGACATCCCGCCTGAGACGCTACTGGCATCCGTATCACACCACGCTCGGCAAACTGGTCAGAGACATGAAAGAGAAGCACGGTTTCTGTGTGCTGCTCGATATGCACTCCATGCCGGCAGGGGTCGATGGCTCAAAAGCGGATTGTGTGATTGGCGACTGCTTCGGAATATCGAGTGAGTTGCACTATGTGCAGGCGATGGCCCGAAGCCTGCTGGCGCAGGATATGAAAGTCGCCCGGAATCACCCGTTCGCAGGAGGATTCATAACCAGCCATTACGGATGTCCGGATGAAGGGGTGAGCGCCATACAGCTTGAGATGAATCGTGCTCTCTATGTGAGCCGGCGGGCAAACGGCAGTTCGGGGCTAAATCCCCGGTTTGCCCAGAAAATAGAGCAGGTCATCGCAGATATGGCGGCATACGTGGCGCAATGCGTAACTCAACGTTGA
- the thiO gene encoding glycine oxidase ThiO, whose protein sequence is MTRPQNILVRGAGVAGLVSAVRLASRGARVTLAEAGPKVGSGASWMAGGMLAPWCEAESAPPEVTERSIDSLAWWRANVPDVQSNGSLVVAPPRDTAEIARFGRRTSHFREIGPQEIEDLEPDLADRFQKALFFPEEGHLDPRKALPALAQRLVNELGGRLLLNCPHAPADLSYDWTVDATGLRAREELPSLRGVRGEMLLLRCPDVALHRPVRMLHPRIPIYIVPRADHLFMVGATMIESENDGPVTLRSMSELLNAAWTLHPGFAEAEIVDIGTGLRPSYPDNVPLVTREDRTIFVNGMYRHGYLLSPWLGQQVEKLVFDS, encoded by the coding sequence ATGACACGCCCTCAAAATATTCTGGTTCGTGGCGCAGGGGTCGCCGGTCTTGTTTCTGCTGTCAGACTGGCCAGTCGTGGAGCCCGCGTCACCCTCGCTGAAGCGGGTCCGAAAGTCGGGTCAGGGGCTTCCTGGATGGCGGGAGGGATGCTGGCTCCCTGGTGCGAAGCAGAGTCGGCGCCCCCTGAAGTGACAGAGCGTTCGATTGATTCCCTTGCCTGGTGGCGCGCAAACGTCCCTGACGTGCAATCCAATGGCAGTCTTGTGGTCGCTCCGCCCCGCGACACGGCGGAGATCGCCCGCTTTGGACGCCGCACCAGTCACTTTCGGGAAATCGGGCCACAGGAAATCGAAGACCTGGAACCGGATCTCGCCGATCGCTTTCAAAAGGCGCTCTTCTTTCCGGAAGAAGGGCATCTCGATCCACGCAAGGCTCTGCCTGCCCTCGCCCAGCGTCTGGTGAACGAACTGGGTGGACGCCTTCTGCTGAATTGCCCGCATGCGCCAGCCGACCTGTCCTACGACTGGACCGTTGATGCAACGGGCCTTCGCGCCCGGGAGGAACTTCCCTCTCTACGCGGCGTAAGAGGAGAGATGCTCCTCCTCCGCTGCCCGGACGTGGCGCTGCACAGACCCGTGCGGATGCTGCACCCCCGCATCCCCATCTATATAGTGCCGCGTGCCGATCACCTGTTCATGGTCGGCGCAACGATGATCGAGAGTGAAAATGACGGCCCCGTCACGCTCCGGTCGATGAGCGAACTGCTCAACGCGGCCTGGACGCTCCACCCCGGATTTGCGGAAGCCGAGATTGTCGATATCGGTACTGGTCTGAGACCTTCCTATCCTGACAACGTGCCTCTTGTGACCCGGGAAGACCGTACCATCTTCGTCAACGGGATGTATCGTCACGGTTACCTGCTGTCGCCCTGGCTGGGCCAGCAGGTCGAGAAGCTCGTATTCGATTCGTAG
- a CDS encoding outer-membrane lipoprotein carrier protein LolA yields the protein MLFREKSATLLRTVFLAGTMVMASSILLTGAAAYADPVLSPVDQGWVARVQDSMNAVTTMKGRFEQVAPDGQRTTGTVWLARPGRMRFEYDKPSPLLLVANEGKVVFRDTQLDQTTEIPLERTPLGLLLSEHVSLSGDVTVTNFQRQNGTLQISAVRTAAPGEGTLVMLLSEQPLNLQGWTVIDAQGRQTRVELSDVKRGVKVSDSLFALPREN from the coding sequence ATGCTGTTTCGAGAGAAAAGCGCTACCCTGCTGCGGACTGTTTTTCTGGCAGGAACCATGGTTATGGCGTCGTCCATCCTGCTGACAGGTGCCGCAGCTTATGCGGACCCAGTCCTCTCTCCAGTCGATCAGGGCTGGGTTGCTCGCGTTCAGGATTCAATGAACGCAGTCACCACCATGAAGGGCCGTTTCGAGCAGGTCGCCCCGGACGGGCAACGCACGACAGGCACGGTCTGGCTGGCCCGACCGGGCCGGATGCGGTTCGAGTATGACAAACCCAGTCCGCTGTTGCTGGTCGCCAATGAAGGCAAGGTCGTTTTTCGCGATACACAGCTTGACCAGACCACGGAAATCCCGCTGGAACGCACTCCTCTGGGGTTGCTGCTCAGCGAGCATGTTTCACTCTCGGGTGACGTGACCGTCACGAACTTTCAGCGTCAGAACGGAACGCTTCAGATCTCTGCTGTTCGTACCGCCGCTCCGGGAGAGGGCACGTTGGTCATGCTGCTGTCCGAGCAACCATTGAACCTGCAGGGCTGGACCGTCATTGACGCACAGGGCAGGCAGACAAGGGTTGAACTGTCTGATGTGAAGCGGGGTGTGAAGGTTTCCGACTCTCTGTTCGCATTGCCTCGCGAGAACTGA
- a CDS encoding DNA translocase FtsK encodes MARISRILPASLSSATTKTSLKRRGDELGGVLLWVLALALTTCFWSYDPLDPSPDVSTDRAPTNLFGRPGAFLADILIQAVGLSTVLLIIALVAWGWRIFRHRGLSVFVLRAVALCCLMLVGSALLAALPILITAFHAPAWPSDAGIGGGIGASMAREAVAAGMSAIGPAGGVIIWCLGLILAVLLGALAFGLDRNEWNSIARLTGATMLIIGRQPGRLARVIIARQRRVVPGQEEAYARSDYGNGYDTAISENGFAEQDNGSKRSWIPRRAKASTASAGQYLAAKAAQETRFAPPPPRSETARQPAATRSTAPTGTDVALLAPSPESPPANRPTGRRPANTVNEDEPVYALPGPMHDAPPSGEPMSAYRDERASVSELLATPSSQPESPPPAARPEPITQSAGHGAPAEGESRKSLLSKLFGGRSENEGSSAAGRREAAKTSQGWILPPVSLLKLPPASRAAMAPSREMLEGNARLLETVLADFGVQGRIVDLHPGPVVTLYELEPAPGIRAARVIGLADDVARSLSVLSVRIATVPGRNVIGIEVPNATRETVYLSELFKCPEWVNTTARLELALGKDIEGEPVFGDLAKMPHLLVAGTTGSGKSVGINAMILSLLFRHSPDECRLIMIDPKVLELSIYDGIPHLLTPVVTEPTKAVTALKWVVREMDRRYRAMAHLQVRNIAGYNERAAQVRDRGEEVTRRVQTGYDPETGNPIFEEQSLTLDPLPFIVVVIDEMADLMMTAGKEIDAAVQRLAQKARAAGIHVIMATQRPSVDVITGTIKANFPTRISFQVISKFDSRTILGEQGAEQLLGQGDMLFMQGGGRITRVHGPFVADSEVEAVVEFLREQGEPIYDEDVISEREDDGAAGAFEAASGGGDGDTSGLYDKAVAIVIREGKASTSFVQRHLSIGYNRAAKLIEQMEKNGIVTAADHVGRRKVLIGRGAED; translated from the coding sequence TTGGCGCGTATCAGCCGCATCCTTCCTGCCAGCCTTTCATCCGCCACGACGAAAACGTCGCTGAAACGCCGGGGTGACGAACTCGGCGGTGTTCTGCTATGGGTACTGGCGCTTGCCCTGACAACCTGCTTCTGGAGCTATGACCCGCTCGACCCCTCCCCGGATGTGTCGACCGACAGAGCGCCCACGAACCTGTTTGGACGACCGGGCGCGTTTCTTGCCGACATCCTCATTCAGGCGGTGGGACTCTCCACGGTCCTGCTCATCATCGCGCTCGTCGCATGGGGATGGAGAATCTTCCGGCATCGCGGCCTGAGCGTTTTTGTGCTGCGTGCGGTCGCTCTCTGCTGCCTCATGCTCGTGGGTTCGGCCCTGCTGGCGGCGCTTCCCATCCTGATCACGGCGTTTCATGCGCCCGCATGGCCATCCGATGCCGGGATCGGCGGTGGCATCGGCGCCAGCATGGCCCGGGAAGCCGTGGCGGCGGGCATGTCGGCCATCGGACCTGCGGGCGGCGTCATCATCTGGTGCCTTGGTCTGATACTGGCCGTTCTTCTTGGTGCGCTGGCTTTTGGTCTCGATCGCAATGAATGGAACAGCATCGCCCGCCTGACAGGCGCGACCATGCTGATCATCGGCCGTCAGCCCGGCCGTCTCGCCAGAGTGATTATCGCGCGGCAGCGCCGTGTCGTTCCGGGTCAGGAAGAGGCTTACGCTCGCAGCGACTATGGTAATGGCTATGATACAGCCATTTCCGAGAACGGCTTCGCCGAGCAGGACAATGGTAGCAAACGGTCATGGATTCCCCGACGGGCCAAGGCGTCCACGGCATCCGCCGGCCAGTATCTTGCGGCAAAAGCAGCGCAGGAAACACGGTTTGCGCCGCCGCCGCCCCGCTCGGAAACGGCGCGACAGCCTGCGGCCACTCGAAGCACAGCTCCGACCGGAACAGACGTCGCCCTTCTGGCGCCTTCACCGGAATCGCCTCCGGCAAACCGCCCGACCGGCCGCAGGCCCGCGAACACAGTCAACGAAGACGAACCCGTCTATGCGCTGCCGGGCCCGATGCATGACGCTCCACCGTCTGGCGAGCCCATGTCAGCCTATCGGGATGAGCGCGCTTCCGTCTCTGAACTTCTGGCCACACCTTCGTCTCAGCCGGAATCTCCGCCGCCCGCAGCCCGCCCTGAACCGATCACACAGTCAGCGGGTCACGGCGCCCCGGCTGAAGGGGAAAGCAGGAAATCCCTGCTTTCCAAACTCTTCGGTGGCCGGTCGGAGAATGAAGGAAGTTCGGCAGCAGGCCGTCGGGAAGCGGCGAAAACCTCTCAGGGCTGGATTCTGCCCCCCGTTTCCCTGCTGAAACTTCCACCCGCCTCACGGGCCGCCATGGCTCCATCACGGGAAATGCTGGAAGGCAACGCACGGCTTCTCGAAACGGTTCTGGCGGATTTCGGTGTTCAGGGTCGGATTGTCGATCTGCATCCCGGCCCCGTGGTGACACTGTATGAGCTTGAGCCAGCGCCCGGCATCCGTGCGGCCCGTGTCATCGGTCTGGCCGACGATGTCGCCCGCTCCCTGTCCGTGCTCAGCGTCCGTATCGCCACAGTCCCCGGCCGCAATGTCATCGGCATCGAAGTCCCGAATGCAACCCGCGAGACGGTCTATCTTTCTGAACTGTTCAAATGCCCGGAATGGGTAAACACGACGGCGCGGCTCGAACTGGCTCTCGGCAAGGATATCGAGGGAGAACCTGTTTTCGGCGACCTCGCCAAGATGCCGCATCTGCTCGTCGCAGGCACCACCGGTTCCGGCAAGTCGGTCGGGATCAACGCCATGATCCTGTCGCTGCTCTTCCGGCATTCTCCGGATGAGTGCCGCCTGATCATGATCGACCCGAAAGTGCTGGAACTGTCGATCTATGACGGCATCCCTCACCTGCTGACGCCGGTTGTCACCGAGCCGACCAAGGCCGTCACGGCCCTGAAATGGGTTGTGCGCGAGATGGACCGTCGCTATCGCGCCATGGCGCATCTGCAGGTCCGTAACATCGCCGGTTATAACGAGCGTGCGGCGCAGGTCCGTGACCGCGGCGAGGAAGTCACCCGGCGGGTGCAGACCGGCTACGATCCGGAAACGGGGAATCCGATTTTCGAAGAGCAGTCCCTGACGCTCGATCCGCTGCCCTTCATCGTCGTGGTGATCGACGAGATGGCCGATCTGATGATGACGGCGGGCAAGGAAATCGACGCCGCCGTCCAGCGTCTCGCGCAGAAGGCCCGTGCTGCGGGTATTCACGTCATCATGGCGACGCAGCGCCCGTCCGTGGACGTGATCACCGGCACCATCAAGGCCAACTTCCCGACGCGTATTTCCTTTCAGGTGATCAGCAAGTTCGACAGTCGTACGATCCTTGGCGAACAGGGTGCGGAACAGTTGCTTGGTCAGGGCGACATGCTGTTCATGCAGGGCGGTGGCCGTATTACCCGTGTGCATGGGCCATTCGTGGCTGACAGTGAAGTAGAAGCGGTGGTCGAGTTCCTGCGTGAGCAGGGTGAGCCGATTTACGACGAGGACGTCATTTCCGAACGAGAGGATGATGGCGCCGCAGGAGCTTTCGAAGCTGCGAGCGGTGGTGGAGACGGCGATACATCCGGTCTGTATGACAAGGCGGTCGCCATCGTGATCCGCGAAGGCAAGGCGTCCACCTCCTTCGTCCAGCGTCATCTTTCGATTGGCTACAACCGTGCCGCCAAGCTGATCGAGCAGATGGAGAAGAACGGCATCGTGACGGCAGCGGACCATGTTGGTCGCCGCAAGGTTCTGATCGGACGCGGCGCAGAAGACTGA
- a CDS encoding glycosyltransferase family 4 protein, producing MRVVIFTKIPLFPTNGGNRARILTLVNALKALGHTVSFVLIPSKQMGDFDESSHITFFGRDEFVIAKLTKFDIFLKNVNIVSHILAHWVRQKLRRPHHRHDNVDYIFPRFLARRVFLSVKERSFDCVIVEYVHYSHILDFYPPETRKIIDTHDSFMLEFTDRAEAEGFTRADVVMAIQNKEKLLFERIIQENFPTSKTRTALIGHFIEPSAACDLTHTDGATFLGSNFPANRLSLDWFLNEVFPKILLKRPDFVLMIAGTVGVNVTPHPSIRILGTVPTVRDAFTSAPILINPIVSGTGLKIKLMDAISLGVPVVSTMKGVEGIEPDFLGGVVVVPDSDSAAFAEATLRVYSDAAYRTSLGERALAAGRSMQEGQLAALQAVL from the coding sequence ATGCGTGTCGTCATTTTTACAAAAATACCTCTTTTTCCAACAAATGGTGGCAATCGCGCACGCATCCTGACACTCGTTAACGCGCTGAAAGCGCTCGGGCATACGGTAAGTTTTGTTCTGATTCCGTCGAAACAGATGGGCGATTTCGACGAGAGTTCTCATATTACGTTTTTTGGTCGAGATGAATTTGTTATCGCGAAACTGACAAAATTTGATATCTTTCTGAAGAACGTTAACATTGTGTCCCACATTCTGGCGCATTGGGTGCGGCAGAAGCTTCGTCGACCGCATCATCGACATGATAACGTCGATTATATTTTCCCACGTTTTCTTGCTCGACGCGTCTTTCTCTCGGTGAAAGAACGATCATTTGACTGCGTCATTGTGGAATATGTCCATTACTCGCATATTCTCGACTTCTACCCGCCCGAAACCCGAAAAATCATCGATACGCACGATTCATTTATGCTCGAATTTACTGACCGGGCTGAAGCTGAGGGGTTCACTCGAGCGGATGTTGTCATGGCAATTCAGAACAAGGAAAAACTTCTCTTCGAGCGCATCATACAGGAAAATTTTCCGACGTCGAAGACGCGAACAGCGCTTATCGGGCACTTCATTGAGCCGTCTGCGGCATGCGATTTGACGCACACGGATGGTGCAACGTTCCTTGGATCGAATTTTCCCGCAAATCGACTATCGCTGGACTGGTTCCTGAACGAAGTTTTTCCAAAAATTCTGTTAAAAAGACCAGATTTCGTGCTGATGATCGCCGGAACAGTTGGTGTCAACGTCACTCCTCACCCGTCCATCAGAATTCTCGGCACCGTTCCCACCGTGCGCGATGCATTCACGTCGGCACCCATTCTCATCAATCCGATCGTGTCGGGTACAGGCTTGAAGATCAAGTTGATGGATGCGATATCCCTCGGCGTGCCGGTGGTCAGCACTATGAAAGGTGTAGAGGGGATCGAACCCGATTTTCTGGGTGGCGTTGTCGTGGTGCCCGACAGTGATAGTGCCGCGTTTGCTGAGGCGACATTGCGCGTCTATTCCGATGCCGCATACAGAACGAGTCTCGGGGAACGTGCTCTCGCGGCAGGGCGCTCCATGCAGGAGGGGCAACTGGCGGCTCTTCAGGCGGTGCTTTAG
- a CDS encoding RNA pseudouridine synthase translates to MTGLSPALPFETLYESNQALIINKPAGLPVHPGPKGGPSVEDWFPLMSRRKHGPWLAHRLDADTAGCLAIALRKQTLLAMQACFSQGRARKVYWAIVQGVTPETAEIDEPLKKISSRSEGWKMCAAPDGQNARTTLKRLGTDGVCSWVELTLHTGRTHQARIHCALLGTPIKGDPIYTENKNTGSGPLHLLSRELSLPLPAPIAAVAPPPPHMEAALRRCGYHPQTG, encoded by the coding sequence ATGACGGGTCTTTCTCCAGCTCTCCCGTTTGAAACGCTCTACGAAAGCAATCAGGCGCTCATCATCAACAAGCCAGCGGGATTGCCGGTTCATCCCGGCCCGAAGGGTGGTCCCAGTGTGGAAGACTGGTTTCCTCTGATGAGTCGCCGGAAACATGGTCCCTGGCTTGCTCACCGGCTTGATGCCGACACGGCGGGTTGCCTCGCCATCGCCCTTCGCAAACAGACGTTGCTAGCGATGCAGGCCTGTTTCTCACAAGGCCGGGCACGCAAGGTCTACTGGGCCATCGTGCAGGGTGTTACTCCCGAAACGGCGGAAATTGACGAGCCTCTGAAAAAAATCAGCAGCCGGTCCGAGGGATGGAAGATGTGTGCGGCGCCTGACGGGCAGAATGCACGCACGACGCTCAAACGACTGGGAACGGACGGCGTGTGTTCATGGGTGGAGCTCACCCTCCACACAGGCCGGACCCATCAGGCGCGCATTCATTGCGCCCTGTTGGGCACACCAATCAAAGGCGACCCGATCTATACGGAAAACAAGAACACGGGCTCAGGTCCGCTCCACCTGCTGAGCCGGGAGTTGTCCCTCCCGCTCCCAGCGCCAATAGCAGCCGTCGCCCCGCCGCCGCCTCATATGGAGGCGGCCTTACGGCGCTGTGGCTATCACCCGCAAACCGGGTGA
- the thiS gene encoding sulfur carrier protein ThiS, protein MNIMVNDEAREVSAPTLAALVDELGLTGARIATAVNGDFVPASRRTHLAIAEGMKIEIVAPMQGG, encoded by the coding sequence ATGAACATTATGGTCAATGATGAAGCCCGCGAGGTGAGTGCTCCCACCCTTGCCGCTCTTGTTGATGAACTGGGTCTGACGGGCGCCCGGATCGCAACCGCCGTAAATGGTGATTTCGTCCCGGCCTCTCGCCGCACCCATCTGGCCATTGCAGAGGGGATGAAGATCGAAATCGTCGCCCCCATGCAGGGTGGATAA
- a CDS encoding thiazole synthase: MKFYGTSLSSPLMLGTAQYPSPEILASAVRAAQAGVITVSLRRESAGQKAGQAFWSLIRELDVPVLPNTAGCHTVKEAVTTAHMAREVFETDWVKLEVIGESDTLQPDVFGLVEAARILTSEGFKVFPYTTEDLVVAEKLLAAGCEVLMPWGAPIGSGKGLNNVFGLRALRAHFPDVPLVVDAGIGVPSHAAQAMELGYDAVLINTAVARAGDPVAMARAFSLAVEAGALARQADPMAERDMAAPSTPLLGKPVLA, translated from the coding sequence ATGAAATTTTACGGAACCAGTCTTTCTTCCCCCCTGATGCTGGGTACGGCGCAGTACCCTTCGCCCGAAATCCTCGCCTCCGCCGTGAGGGCGGCTCAGGCCGGCGTGATCACCGTCTCGCTGCGACGGGAATCCGCTGGCCAGAAGGCAGGGCAGGCGTTCTGGTCCCTCATCCGTGAGCTTGATGTTCCGGTTCTCCCCAACACGGCCGGATGCCACACGGTCAAGGAAGCAGTCACCACGGCCCATATGGCCCGCGAAGTGTTCGAGACGGACTGGGTCAAGCTGGAAGTCATCGGCGAGTCCGATACGCTGCAACCGGATGTCTTCGGCCTTGTGGAAGCGGCGCGCATCCTCACTTCGGAAGGGTTCAAGGTTTTTCCCTATACGACTGAAGATCTGGTGGTGGCGGAAAAGCTTCTTGCCGCGGGCTGCGAAGTGCTGATGCCGTGGGGTGCGCCGATCGGCTCAGGCAAAGGTCTGAACAATGTATTCGGGCTGAGGGCTCTTCGCGCTCATTTCCCGGACGTCCCTCTTGTGGTCGACGCCGGAATCGGCGTGCCGTCCCATGCCGCTCAGGCCATGGAACTCGGCTATGACGCCGTTCTGATCAACACGGCGGTCGCCAGGGCGGGCGATCCGGTGGCCATGGCCCGCGCGTTCAGCCTTGCCGTCGAAGCCGGAGCTCTCGCCCGTCAGGCTGACCCCATGGCGGAACGCGACATGGCGGCCCCCTCCACTCCCCTGCTCGGAAAGCCTGTGCTCGCATGA
- a CDS encoding thiamine phosphate synthase produces the protein MTHSPLPQRIYPVVDRAFWVDRLGAAGARFIQLRIKDKVGEAFIDELKEGLRFADRHGVSLVVNDFWREAILCGAPWVHLGQEDLDTADLEAIRKAGIRFGISTHCVEELDRALATRPDYVALGPIWPTRLKKMAFGPQGTEKLTEWRRKIGDLPLVAIGGVTLSRAPECIVAGADCVSAVSDFILSPDPEAQITAWLEATEKK, from the coding sequence ATGACCCATTCACCGCTACCCCAGCGCATCTATCCTGTTGTGGACCGGGCGTTCTGGGTCGACCGTCTGGGAGCAGCCGGAGCACGCTTCATCCAGCTTCGCATCAAGGACAAGGTGGGGGAGGCGTTTATTGATGAACTGAAGGAAGGTCTGCGTTTCGCCGACCGGCACGGCGTATCACTGGTCGTCAATGATTTCTGGCGGGAAGCCATTCTGTGTGGAGCGCCGTGGGTACATCTGGGTCAGGAAGACCTTGATACAGCGGACCTCGAAGCCATCCGGAAAGCAGGCATCCGGTTCGGCATCAGCACGCACTGTGTGGAGGAGCTGGACCGCGCTCTGGCGACAAGGCCTGATTACGTTGCTCTGGGGCCAATCTGGCCTACACGCCTCAAGAAAATGGCCTTTGGTCCGCAGGGTACGGAAAAACTGACCGAATGGCGCAGGAAAATTGGCGACCTGCCTCTGGTGGCGATTGGCGGCGTAACCCTGAGCCGTGCGCCCGAATGTATCGTCGCCGGTGCGGACTGCGTTTCCGCCGTTTCCGACTTCATTCTGTCACCCGATCCGGAAGCCCAGATCACAGCATGGCTGGAAGCAACAGAAAAAAAATAG